In a genomic window of Deinococcus metalli:
- the rpoC gene encoding DNA-directed RNA polymerase subunit beta', translating to MKDFNKVRIAIASPEKIREWSFGEVEKPETINYRTLKPEREGLFDERIFGPQKDYECACGKYKRQRYEGKVCERCGVEVTSSKVRRYRMGHIDLATPAAHIWYVKDTPSKIGTLLDLSAGQLEKVLYFSSFLVTDPRNAQKDGRPLKRGELLSDDEYRELRFGRQETYTIPNGQEAVIRDGEYVTRGQTLGGNVVAKMDGLAQFRFPRRAEIAYSEEVEATLPVPADALVQQDSFRAGEILAELESDVEITAPVAGTAFLHDMGEDSVMVELRESAVAPSAPASDDEDAAPAAPVPAGEIIARVYIPHGMDVQVAYGEIVDAGAVLASAKSGQRLRVSRDSSLTGVTFPKKKGDTTVTAHWVRRAEYPINPTMHVLVGDGSTVRKGQRVIGAIDVEEQVTAEADGVITLHAPASVIVSKAKVYPYQDEPLVVNGDRVEPGDELADSGNLRSEISGRIEIDLVRKQVRVIESYDFEAKMGAEAVKELLDDLDLDTLEAELGEQMKDSSRHKRAKARKRLEVTRAFKRSGNNPTWMILNTVPVMPPDLRPMVQVDGGRFATSDLNDLYRRLINRNNRLKKLINQGAPDMIIRNEKRMLQEAVDALIDNGRRGSPVTNPGSDRSLRSLTDLLGGKQGRFRQNLLGKRVDYSGRSVIVVGPQLKLHQCGVPKRMALELFKPFLFKVLEEKGEVTNIKQARKMLERYRDTRDTVWDALEEVIEDKVVLLNRAPTLHRLGIQAFEPVLVEGQSIQLHPLVCEAFNADFDGDQMAIHVPLSAQAQAEARIQMLASHNLLSPANGEPNVKPSRDIILGIFTLTLLRKDNLGAGTDFASEQDVLSALDAGTIALNSPITLNGREISAGRLKYIFSNPDEAIMAVERGEIDYQDHVRIRLNGTTFDTSAGRVMFRRLVMEALGNQAHLVDTLVNLETAYEKDALKDMVMACFKHLGIEATAGLLDALKDSGFKLSTSSGITIGIDDIVIPPSKPEILARANAQVAEIEQNYEFGFMTEEERYKQVVQLWNDTKDEVKNAMFENFGQNYPFNPLWIMSQSGARGNAQQITQLAGMRGLMARPDGSTIEVPILASFREGLTVLEYFISTHGARKGGADTALRTADSGYLTRKLVDVAHEVVVRDVDCGTTDYSTISLGATDDRTGEWRSRKASEIETSIYGRTLTADVELSGGRTLREGEMLSLEDVKAITKDAKQLQEIYVRTPLNCRVKSGVCQKCYGYDLSQAKPVSMGEAVGVVAAESIGEPGTQLTMRTFHTGGVAGSGDITMGLPRVIELFEARKPKVPALIADTTGTLHITEEEERYLIKVEADDAQYSGKLHKVSRATRLAPDIRDGVRVEAGQQLTRGAVNPHDLLEHKDNESAQKYLVDEVQRVYRSQGVKVHDKHIEVIIRQMLRYVEIVDGGDTDLLEGQTVERWEVDQANDALPEGSTPSSWKPVLLGITKSSLTTKSWLSAASFQHTTHVLTEASMKGQVDDLIGLKENVILGKLIPAGTGLQTVRDMQVADDRTLEKYGEAGSSSDSVTGDRTYDDTRPGMVNENVTYTN from the coding sequence TTGAAAGACTTCAACAAAGTCCGTATCGCCATCGCCAGCCCGGAGAAGATCCGCGAGTGGAGCTTTGGCGAGGTGGAAAAACCCGAGACCATCAATTACCGCACGCTGAAGCCCGAGCGCGAGGGCCTGTTCGACGAGCGCATCTTCGGGCCGCAGAAGGACTACGAGTGCGCGTGCGGCAAGTACAAGCGCCAGCGCTACGAGGGCAAGGTCTGCGAGCGCTGCGGTGTGGAAGTCACGTCCAGCAAGGTGCGCCGCTACCGCATGGGTCACATCGACCTGGCGACGCCGGCCGCGCACATCTGGTACGTCAAGGACACGCCCAGCAAGATCGGCACGCTGCTCGACCTGAGTGCCGGGCAGCTGGAAAAGGTGCTGTACTTCAGCTCCTTCCTGGTCACCGATCCGCGCAACGCGCAGAAGGACGGCCGGCCCCTCAAGCGCGGCGAGCTGCTCTCGGACGACGAGTACCGCGAGCTGCGCTTCGGCCGCCAGGAGACCTACACCATCCCCAACGGCCAGGAAGCGGTCATCCGTGACGGCGAGTACGTGACGCGCGGGCAGACCCTGGGCGGCAACGTGGTCGCGAAGATGGACGGTCTGGCTCAGTTCCGCTTCCCGCGCCGCGCCGAGATCGCGTACAGCGAGGAAGTCGAGGCGACCCTGCCCGTGCCCGCCGACGCGCTGGTGCAGCAGGACAGCTTCCGCGCCGGCGAGATCCTGGCCGAGCTGGAAAGCGACGTGGAGATCACCGCGCCGGTTGCGGGCACGGCCTTCCTGCACGACATGGGCGAGGACTCGGTGATGGTCGAGCTGCGCGAGAGCGCCGTGGCGCCCAGCGCGCCCGCCTCCGACGACGAGGACGCCGCGCCGGCCGCGCCCGTCCCCGCCGGCGAGATCATCGCCCGCGTGTACATCCCGCACGGCATGGACGTGCAGGTGGCCTACGGCGAGATCGTGGACGCCGGCGCGGTGCTGGCGAGCGCCAAGTCCGGCCAGCGCCTGCGCGTGAGCCGTGACTCCAGCCTCACGGGCGTGACCTTCCCCAAGAAGAAGGGCGACACGACGGTCACCGCCCACTGGGTGCGCCGCGCCGAGTACCCCATCAACCCCACCATGCACGTGCTGGTCGGTGACGGCAGCACGGTCCGCAAGGGCCAGCGGGTCATCGGGGCGATCGACGTCGAGGAGCAGGTCACGGCGGAAGCGGACGGCGTCATCACGCTGCACGCGCCCGCAAGCGTGATCGTGAGCAAGGCGAAGGTCTACCCGTACCAGGACGAGCCCTTGGTCGTCAACGGCGACCGCGTCGAGCCCGGCGACGAGCTGGCCGACTCCGGCAACCTCCGCAGCGAGATCAGCGGCCGCATCGAGATCGACTTGGTGCGCAAGCAGGTGCGCGTCATCGAGTCGTACGACTTCGAGGCGAAGATGGGCGCCGAGGCCGTCAAGGAGCTGCTGGACGACCTCGACCTCGACACCCTGGAAGCTGAGCTGGGCGAGCAGATGAAGGACTCGAGCCGCCACAAGCGCGCCAAGGCGCGCAAACGGCTGGAAGTGACGCGCGCGTTCAAGCGCAGCGGCAACAACCCCACGTGGATGATCCTCAACACCGTGCCGGTCATGCCGCCAGACCTGCGCCCGATGGTGCAGGTGGACGGCGGGCGCTTTGCGACGAGCGACCTGAACGACCTGTACCGCCGCCTGATCAACCGCAACAACCGCCTCAAGAAGCTGATCAACCAGGGCGCGCCCGACATGATCATCCGCAACGAGAAGCGCATGCTTCAGGAAGCGGTGGACGCGCTGATCGACAACGGACGCCGCGGCAGCCCCGTGACCAACCCCGGCTCTGACCGCAGCCTGCGCTCGCTGACCGACCTGCTCGGCGGCAAGCAGGGCCGCTTCCGCCAGAACCTGCTCGGCAAGCGCGTGGACTACTCCGGCCGCTCGGTCATCGTGGTCGGCCCGCAGCTCAAGCTGCACCAGTGCGGGGTGCCCAAGCGCATGGCGCTGGAGCTCTTCAAGCCCTTCCTGTTCAAGGTGCTCGAGGAGAAGGGCGAGGTCACGAACATCAAGCAGGCCCGCAAGATGCTCGAACGCTACCGCGACACCCGCGACACCGTGTGGGACGCGCTGGAAGAGGTCATCGAGGACAAGGTCGTGCTGCTCAACCGCGCGCCCACGCTGCACCGACTGGGCATCCAGGCCTTCGAGCCGGTGCTCGTGGAAGGCCAGTCCATCCAGCTCCACCCGCTCGTCTGTGAAGCCTTCAACGCCGACTTCGACGGCGACCAGATGGCGATTCACGTCCCGCTGAGCGCGCAGGCGCAGGCCGAGGCCCGCATCCAGATGCTGGCGTCGCACAACCTGCTGTCGCCCGCCAACGGCGAGCCGAACGTCAAGCCCAGCCGCGACATCATCCTGGGGATCTTCACGCTGACGCTGCTGCGCAAGGACAACCTGGGCGCCGGCACCGACTTCGCCAGCGAGCAGGACGTCCTGAGCGCCCTAGACGCCGGCACCATCGCCCTGAACAGCCCCATCACGCTGAACGGCCGCGAGATCAGCGCCGGGCGCCTGAAGTACATCTTCAGCAACCCCGACGAGGCGATCATGGCGGTCGAGCGCGGCGAGATCGACTATCAGGATCACGTCCGCATCCGCCTGAACGGCACCACCTTCGACACCAGCGCCGGGCGCGTGATGTTCCGCCGCCTGGTCATGGAGGCCCTGGGCAACCAGGCGCACCTGGTCGACACCCTGGTCAACCTCGAGACCGCGTACGAGAAAGACGCCCTCAAGGACATGGTCATGGCGTGCTTCAAGCACCTGGGCATCGAGGCGACCGCCGGGCTGCTGGACGCCCTGAAGGACTCGGGCTTCAAGCTCTCCACGTCCTCGGGCATCACCATCGGCATCGACGACATCGTGATTCCGCCCAGCAAGCCCGAGATCCTGGCCCGCGCCAACGCGCAGGTCGCGGAGATCGAGCAGAACTACGAGTTCGGCTTCATGACCGAAGAAGAGCGGTACAAGCAGGTCGTGCAGCTGTGGAACGACACCAAGGACGAAGTCAAGAACGCGATGTTCGAGAACTTCGGCCAGAACTACCCCTTCAACCCGCTGTGGATCATGAGCCAGTCCGGCGCGCGTGGGAACGCGCAGCAGATCACGCAGCTCGCCGGGATGCGCGGCCTGATGGCCCGCCCCGACGGCAGCACCATCGAGGTGCCGATCCTGGCGTCCTTCCGCGAGGGCCTGACCGTGCTGGAGTACTTCATCAGCACGCACGGCGCGCGTAAGGGCGGGGCCGACACGGCGCTGCGCACCGCCGACTCCGGCTACCTGACCCGCAAGCTGGTGGACGTGGCCCACGAAGTCGTCGTGCGCGACGTGGACTGTGGCACCACCGACTACAGCACCATTAGCCTGGGCGCGACCGATGACCGCACCGGCGAGTGGCGCAGCCGCAAGGCCAGCGAGATCGAGACCTCGATCTACGGCCGGACGCTGACCGCCGACGTCGAACTGAGCGGTGGCCGCACCCTGCGCGAGGGCGAGATGCTGTCCCTGGAAGACGTCAAGGCGATCACCAAGGACGCCAAGCAGCTTCAGGAGATCTACGTCCGCACCCCACTGAACTGCCGCGTCAAGAGCGGCGTGTGCCAGAAGTGCTACGGCTACGACCTGTCACAGGCCAAGCCGGTCAGCATGGGCGAGGCGGTCGGCGTGGTCGCTGCCGAGTCCATCGGCGAGCCCGGCACGCAGCTCACGATGCGCACCTTCCACACCGGCGGCGTGGCCGGTAGCGGCGACATCACCATGGGTCTGCCCCGCGTGATCGAGCTGTTCGAGGCCCGCAAGCCCAAGGTGCCGGCCCTGATCGCCGACACCACCGGCACGCTGCACATCACGGAAGAAGAGGAACGCTACCTGATCAAGGTGGAAGCCGACGACGCCCAGTACAGCGGCAAGCTGCACAAGGTCTCGCGCGCCACCCGTCTGGCCCCCGACATCCGTGACGGCGTGCGCGTCGAGGCCGGGCAGCAGCTCACGCGCGGCGCGGTCAACCCCCACGACCTGCTGGAACACAAGGACAACGAGTCTGCCCAGAAGTATCTGGTGGACGAAGTGCAGCGCGTGTACCGCTCGCAGGGCGTGAAGGTTCACGACAAGCACATCGAGGTGATCATCCGCCAGATGCTGCGCTACGTGGAGATCGTGGACGGCGGCGACACCGACCTGCTCGAGGGTCAGACCGTCGAGCGCTGGGAAGTCGACCAGGCGAACGACGCCCTGCCCGAAGGCAGCACGCCCAGCTCGTGGAAGCCTGTCCTGCTGGGCATCACCAAGAGCAGCCTGACCACCAAGTCGTGGCTGTCGGCGGCGAGCTTCCAGCACACCACCCACGTGCTGACCGAAGCCAGCATGAAGGGCCAGGTGGACGACCTGATCGGCCTGAAGGAGAACGTCATCCTCGGGAAGCTGATTCCCGCGGGCACCGGCCTGCAGACCGTGCGCGACATGCAGGTCGCGGACGACCGCACGCTGGAGAAGTACGGCGAGGCCGGCAGCAGCAGCGACTCCGTGACGGGCGACCGCACGTACGACGACACCCGCCCCGGCATGGTGAACGAGAACGTGACGTACACGAACTGA
- the rpoB gene encoding DNA-directed RNA polymerase subunit beta: protein MTLNKQEPRIERFGEISEVIPLPNLTEVQVNSFRAFLQADTSIEKRSNVGLQSAFKEVFPIDETEKGRSTGLVLDFLEYRLGDPPYSPEECREKDLTYQAPMYAKLQLIHKDSGLIKEDQVFLGDLPLMTEDGSFVINGADRVVISQIHRSPGVYFTSSYKGIKKMYTGAIIPMPKRGPWIELEFASGILEMKVNKRKFPVAMLLRVLGYDDAQLRSLFTEFEPDLELPEDKSAGMGADEALLRLFTVLRPGDPPKRDKAIQYLYGLLADPRRYDLGEPGRFKMNRKLGVQRSEHTLLTFQDGKFSDAGLVDTIRYLMALQYGRETVPMADADGVLHDVPVGEDDIDHLGNRRVRTVGELLADQLRVGMGRMARGVRERMLLGNPDAATPTKLVNNRPIVAAMREFFGRSQLSQFKDQTNPLSDLRHKRRISALGPGGLTRERAGFDVRDVHRTHYGRICPIETPEGANIGLISSLASYSKVNDLGFIEAPYRRVQDGKVSETVEYMTADIEDRYTIAQANSPLQPDGTFSDERVLARRKGDPLWYTPEEVDFMDVSPKQIVSINTSLIPFLEHDDANRALMGSNMQSQAVPLVRADSPAVGTGVERRVVTDSGTSVVSDVTGRVTYVDARNIQVTLTEDSAAASMVRGNVRTFELVRFTRSNQGTNLDQHPIVNVGDDVVSGQVIADGPASDLGRLALGQNITIAIMPFDGFNFEDAICISEGLVRKDFYTSVHIEKDEIEARDTKLGPEKITRDIPGLSEAALRDLDEDGIVRVGAEVKPGDILVGKTSFKGESEPTPEERLLRSIFGEKAREVKDTSLRVQSGQGGIVVKTVRFRRGDEGVDLKPGVREMVRVYVAQKRQLQVGDKVANRHGNKGVVSKIMAPEDMPYLEDGTPVDLVFNPLGVPSRMNLGQILETHLGEVARLTGQKFETPVFDSVTEASIKEMLEVAAAERLQRLKDEGFELDKREQEVLDRAGKVGVVDAPNGDYEKAQMQLARTGKSILYDGRSGEPISGPVVVGTMYVMKLYHMVEDKLHARSTGPYSLITQQPLGGKAQFGGQRFGEMEVWALEAYGAAHTLQEMLTIKSDDIDGRDAAYQSIVKGEEVSGSTIPESFKVLVKELHSLGLDVEVLDTHDKNVDIFEGMMPKR from the coding sequence ATGACGCTCAACAAACAAGAACCCCGCATCGAACGTTTCGGTGAAATCTCGGAAGTGATTCCGCTTCCGAACCTGACGGAAGTGCAGGTCAATTCCTTCCGTGCCTTCCTCCAGGCTGACACGTCCATCGAGAAGCGCAGCAATGTCGGCCTTCAGAGTGCCTTCAAGGAAGTCTTCCCCATCGACGAGACCGAGAAGGGCCGCTCGACGGGTCTGGTGCTCGACTTCCTCGAGTACCGCCTGGGCGATCCGCCCTACTCGCCGGAAGAGTGCCGCGAGAAGGACCTGACGTACCAGGCCCCGATGTACGCCAAGCTCCAGCTGATCCACAAGGACTCGGGCCTGATCAAGGAAGACCAGGTCTTCCTGGGCGACCTGCCGCTGATGACCGAGGACGGCTCGTTCGTGATCAACGGCGCCGACCGCGTCGTGATCTCGCAGATTCACCGCTCGCCCGGCGTGTACTTCACCAGCTCTTACAAGGGCATCAAGAAGATGTACACCGGCGCGATCATCCCCATGCCCAAGCGTGGGCCGTGGATCGAGCTGGAATTCGCGTCCGGCATCCTGGAGATGAAGGTCAACAAGCGCAAGTTCCCCGTGGCGATGCTGCTGCGCGTGCTCGGCTACGACGACGCCCAGCTGCGCTCGCTGTTCACGGAGTTCGAGCCTGATCTGGAGCTGCCCGAGGACAAGAGCGCCGGCATGGGCGCCGACGAAGCGCTGCTGCGCCTGTTCACGGTGCTGCGCCCCGGCGACCCGCCCAAGCGCGACAAGGCGATCCAGTACCTTTACGGCCTGCTGGCCGATCCCCGGCGCTACGACCTGGGCGAGCCCGGCCGCTTCAAGATGAACCGCAAGCTGGGCGTGCAGCGCAGCGAGCACACCCTGCTGACCTTCCAGGACGGCAAGTTCAGCGACGCCGGTCTGGTGGACACCATCCGCTACCTGATGGCGCTGCAGTACGGCCGCGAGACCGTGCCGATGGCCGACGCCGACGGCGTGCTGCACGACGTGCCGGTCGGTGAGGACGACATCGACCACCTCGGCAACCGCCGCGTGCGTACCGTGGGCGAACTGCTCGCCGACCAGCTCCGCGTGGGCATGGGCCGCATGGCGCGTGGCGTGCGCGAGCGCATGCTGCTTGGCAACCCGGACGCCGCGACGCCCACCAAGCTGGTGAACAACCGCCCCATCGTGGCGGCCATGCGCGAGTTCTTCGGGCGCAGCCAGCTCAGCCAGTTCAAGGACCAGACCAACCCGCTGTCCGACCTGCGCCACAAGCGCCGCATCTCGGCCCTGGGGCCGGGCGGCCTGACCCGCGAGCGCGCCGGCTTCGACGTGCGCGACGTGCACCGTACGCACTACGGCCGCATCTGCCCGATCGAGACGCCCGAAGGCGCGAACATCGGCCTGATCTCCTCGCTCGCCAGCTACTCCAAGGTGAACGACCTGGGCTTCATCGAGGCCCCGTACCGCCGCGTGCAGGACGGCAAGGTCAGCGAGACGGTCGAGTACATGACGGCCGACATCGAGGATCGCTACACCATCGCGCAGGCGAACTCGCCGCTGCAGCCGGACGGCACCTTCAGCGACGAGCGCGTTCTGGCCCGCCGCAAGGGCGACCCGCTGTGGTACACGCCCGAAGAAGTCGACTTCATGGACGTGTCGCCCAAGCAGATCGTGTCGATCAACACGTCGCTGATTCCCTTCCTGGAGCACGACGACGCCAACCGCGCACTGATGGGATCGAACATGCAGTCGCAGGCCGTGCCGCTGGTGCGCGCCGACTCGCCCGCCGTGGGCACCGGCGTCGAGCGCCGCGTGGTGACGGACTCCGGCACCAGCGTCGTGAGCGACGTGACGGGCCGCGTGACCTACGTGGACGCCCGCAACATCCAGGTCACGCTGACCGAGGACTCCGCGGCGGCCAGCATGGTCCGGGGCAACGTGCGCACCTTCGAACTCGTGCGCTTCACGCGCTCCAACCAGGGCACCAACCTCGACCAGCACCCCATCGTGAACGTGGGCGACGACGTGGTGAGCGGGCAGGTCATCGCGGACGGTCCCGCCTCGGATCTCGGCCGCCTGGCGCTGGGGCAGAACATCACCATCGCGATCATGCCCTTTGACGGCTTCAACTTCGAAGACGCCATCTGCATCTCCGAGGGCCTGGTGCGCAAGGACTTCTACACGTCCGTGCACATCGAGAAAGACGAGATCGAGGCGCGCGACACCAAGCTCGGGCCGGAGAAGATCACCCGCGACATCCCGGGCCTGTCGGAAGCCGCGCTGCGCGACCTGGACGAGGACGGCATCGTGCGTGTGGGCGCCGAGGTCAAGCCCGGCGACATCCTGGTCGGCAAGACGTCCTTCAAGGGCGAGTCCGAACCCACCCCGGAAGAACGCCTGCTGCGCTCGATCTTCGGCGAGAAGGCCCGTGAAGTGAAGGACACCTCGCTGCGCGTGCAGTCCGGTCAGGGCGGCATCGTGGTCAAGACCGTGCGCTTCCGCCGCGGCGACGAGGGCGTGGACCTCAAGCCCGGCGTGCGCGAGATGGTGCGCGTGTACGTGGCCCAGAAGCGTCAGCTGCAGGTGGGCGACAAGGTGGCCAACCGCCACGGCAACAAGGGCGTCGTGTCCAAGATCATGGCCCCCGAGGACATGCCCTACCTGGAAGACGGCACGCCGGTCGACCTGGTGTTCAACCCGCTGGGCGTGCCCAGCCGCATGAACCTGGGCCAGATCCTGGAAACGCACCTGGGCGAGGTGGCCCGCCTGACCGGCCAGAAGTTCGAGACCCCGGTGTTCGACTCGGTGACGGAAGCGTCCATCAAGGAGATGCTGGAAGTCGCGGCGGCCGAGCGGCTGCAGCGCCTCAAGGACGAGGGCTTCGAGCTCGACAAGCGCGAGCAGGAAGTGCTCGACCGCGCCGGCAAGGTCGGCGTCGTGGACGCCCCCAACGGCGACTACGAGAAGGCCCAGATGCAGCTCGCCCGCACCGGCAAGAGCATCCTGTACGACGGCCGCAGCGGTGAGCCCATCAGCGGCCCGGTCGTGGTCGGCACCATGTACGTGATGAAGCTGTACCACATGGTGGAAGACAAGCTGCACGCCCGCTCCACCGGCCCGTACAGCCTGATCACCCAGCAGCCGCTGGGCGGCAAGGCGCAGTTCGGCGGCCAGCGCTTCGGCGAGATGGAAGTGTGGGCGCTCGAGGCCTACGGCGCGGCGCACACCCTTCAGGAAATGCTGACCATCAAGTCCGACGACATCGACGGCCGCGACGCCGCGTACCAGAGCATCGTCAAGGGCGAGGAAGTCTCCGGCAGCACCATCCCCGAGTCCTTCAAGGTGCTCGTCAAGGAACTCCACTCGCTGGGCCTGGATGTCGAGGTGCTCGATACCCACGACAAGAACGTGGACATCTTCGAAGGGATGATGCCCAAGCGCTGA
- a CDS encoding TDT family transporter, whose product MTTPCASAHPEGLAGVVRGFTPNWFAATMGTGILALLLPHVPVPGAALLGEGLWWMNMAVFAVFTGLSVARLALYPHESRATLVHPVQSMFLGALPMGLATLINGLIVYGVPRWGAGAAWLARDLWAFDALLSVLVGLLVPYVMFTRQDHALERMTGVWLLPVVASEVAAASAGLIAPHLSEHAAAPLVYAGYVLFALSVPLALMLIAVLILRLAQHGLPTPDLAVSMFLPLGPLATGALALLQLGDAAPRVLAAQGLGALAPTLTGMGLVGGLVLWGFGGWWLALATMTTLHVLRRGLPFNLGWWGLTFPLGVYAAATFSLGALTHLNVFSTLGHVLVTALTALWTLVTVRTVRGACSGHLFAAALLPREQGLPATVPGPLPHAS is encoded by the coding sequence ATGACCACCCCGTGCGCTTCTGCCCACCCAGAGGGACTCGCCGGAGTCGTCCGGGGCTTTACGCCCAACTGGTTCGCCGCGACGATGGGCACCGGCATCCTCGCGCTGCTGCTGCCGCACGTGCCCGTTCCCGGCGCGGCGCTCCTCGGCGAGGGCCTGTGGTGGATGAATATGGCCGTGTTCGCCGTGTTCACGGGGCTGTCGGTGGCGCGGCTCGCGCTGTATCCGCATGAGAGCCGCGCCACCCTGGTGCACCCGGTCCAGAGCATGTTTCTGGGCGCGCTGCCGATGGGACTGGCGACCCTCATCAACGGGCTGATCGTGTACGGCGTGCCGCGCTGGGGGGCCGGGGCCGCGTGGCTGGCACGCGACCTGTGGGCCTTTGACGCTCTGCTCTCGGTGCTGGTGGGGCTGCTCGTGCCCTACGTGATGTTCACTCGGCAGGATCACGCCCTGGAACGCATGACCGGGGTGTGGCTGCTGCCGGTGGTGGCGTCGGAGGTGGCCGCCGCGAGCGCAGGCCTGATCGCGCCGCACCTGAGCGAGCACGCGGCCGCGCCGCTCGTCTACGCCGGCTACGTGCTGTTCGCGCTGTCGGTGCCGCTGGCCCTGATGCTGATCGCCGTCCTGATCCTGCGCCTCGCACAGCACGGGCTGCCCACGCCAGACCTCGCGGTGAGCATGTTCCTGCCGCTGGGACCGCTCGCCACGGGTGCCCTCGCCCTGCTGCAACTGGGCGACGCCGCGCCGCGCGTCCTGGCCGCGCAGGGCCTGGGCGCCCTCGCGCCCACGCTGACCGGCATGGGGCTGGTGGGCGGGCTGGTGCTGTGGGGCTTCGGCGGGTGGTGGCTGGCGCTCGCCACCATGACCACCCTGCACGTCCTGCGCCGGGGCCTGCCGTTCAACCTGGGCTGGTGGGGCCTGACCTTCCCGCTCGGTGTGTACGCCGCCGCGACCTTCAGCCTGGGGGCGCTGACGCACCTGAACGTCTTCTCCACGCTGGGCCACGTTCTGGTGACTGCGCTCACCGCCCTGTGGACGCTCGTGACCGTCCGTACGGTGCGGGGGGCGTGCTCGGGTCACCTCTTCGCCGCGGCACTCCTGCCACGTGAGCAGGGGCTGCCCGCGACCGTCCCTGGACCACTTCCCCACGCATCCTGA
- a CDS encoding LysR family transcriptional regulator gives MALNPEHLLTFARVARLGSLSAAAGELNLTQPAVSSQLKLLAHAVGEPLFTRHRSGVTLTDAGSALLPHAQALSRVLDGARTVIQERRGLEAGLLRLAASSTIAAGLLPGLLATYHGRHPAVAFHIRQGNTQEVLAALQAGAVEIALIEGPGGPVLPEWQRQVFAHDELVLVGAPGFTPDPSAPLPLIWRERGSGTREVAEQALAAAALVTSSRLELPGTDAVKEAVIQGLGAAILPELRVRRDLEFGVLTRLPLDLPGLRRPLTRVSLETEQLSHAARAFLGVLHGHHSGPTGD, from the coding sequence GTGGCCCTGAATCCGGAGCACCTGCTGACCTTTGCCCGTGTGGCCCGGCTGGGAAGCCTCAGCGCCGCCGCCGGGGAGCTGAATCTCACGCAGCCTGCCGTGTCCAGCCAGCTCAAGCTGCTGGCGCACGCGGTCGGCGAGCCGCTGTTCACCCGGCACCGCAGCGGCGTGACCCTCACGGACGCCGGGTCGGCCCTACTCCCGCACGCACAGGCGCTGTCCCGCGTGCTGGACGGCGCGCGCACCGTGATTCAAGAGCGGCGGGGCCTGGAGGCTGGCCTGCTTCGCCTCGCTGCGAGCAGCACCATCGCTGCCGGCCTGCTGCCCGGCCTGCTCGCCACGTACCACGGCCGGCATCCCGCCGTGGCCTTCCACATCCGCCAGGGAAACACCCAGGAGGTGCTGGCCGCCCTTCAGGCTGGCGCGGTCGAGATCGCACTGATCGAGGGACCGGGCGGCCCCGTGCTCCCTGAGTGGCAGCGGCAGGTCTTCGCACACGACGAACTCGTGCTGGTGGGGGCTCCTGGCTTCACGCCCGACCCGTCCGCCCCGCTGCCGCTGATCTGGCGCGAGCGCGGCAGCGGCACCCGCGAGGTGGCCGAACAGGCGCTCGCCGCAGCGGCGCTGGTCACGTCCAGCCGACTGGAACTGCCGGGCACGGACGCGGTCAAGGAGGCAGTCATCCAGGGCCTGGGCGCCGCGATCCTGCCAGAACTGCGGGTGCGGCGGGATCTGGAGTTCGGGGTGCTGACACGGCTGCCGCTGGACCTGCCGGGCCTGCGCCGCCCACTCACCCGTGTGAGCCTGGAGACGGAGCAGCTCTCCCACGCCGCCCGCGCCTTCCTGGGTGTGCTGCACGGCCATCACAGCGGGCCGACTGGAGACTGA
- a CDS encoding tetratricopeptide repeat protein, translating to MDRLRQGWARYTRGDYAAAEVLFQAVLDDPTTPPEGIFEARFNLGYCAASTGHLGRARAIYGALRQDAQASGTLQTEHVLLHQLGMVERMADNWTAAWSCFEEERRLIAALGDDDLAVAINAYELGLVALHLGRATESRSHFETSLLCAQRTTDSVAVGCAHRGLGEWHAAHGHAAEAAAEWTLALTAFRTAGDEPAARNVLALLNPT from the coding sequence ATGGACCGACTTCGGCAGGGCTGGGCGCGGTACACCCGGGGCGACTACGCGGCGGCGGAAGTCCTGTTCCAGGCCGTGCTGGACGATCCCACCACGCCGCCCGAGGGCATCTTCGAGGCCCGCTTCAACCTGGGGTACTGTGCGGCGTCCACCGGCCACCTCGGACGTGCCCGCGCCATCTACGGCGCGCTCCGGCAGGACGCGCAGGCCAGCGGCACCCTCCAGACCGAGCATGTGCTGCTCCATCAGCTCGGCATGGTGGAGCGCATGGCGGACAACTGGACGGCCGCGTGGTCGTGTTTCGAGGAGGAACGCCGCCTCATTGCCGCGCTGGGCGACGACGACCTCGCGGTGGCCATCAACGCCTATGAGCTCGGGCTGGTCGCGCTGCACCTGGGCCGGGCCACAGAGTCCCGCTCCCACTTCGAGACCTCGCTGCTGTGCGCGCAGCGGACGACGGACTCTGTCGCCGTGGGCTGTGCCCACCGGGGGCTGGGCGAGTGGCACGCCGCCCACGGTCACGCGGCGGAGGCGGCGGCCGAGTGGACCCTCGCCCTGACCGCTTTCCGCACGGCCGGCGACGAACCGGCTGCCCGCAACGTCCTGGCCCTTCTCAACCCTACCTGA